The genomic interval GAgataatttgcaaatcattgtGCTCTGTTTAATGTTCAAAACAGCATCCCAACTTCAATGAAATTTTGTGTATTAAACAATATCATTGTTCAATGATGTTAGTTATTTTATACGTAATGTGGTCTTCAAAATGAAGATAAACGGCATAAACAAGAGAATAGAGTTGAATAATAGGGCCGATTGCTCTTTTTAAAACACTTATAGTAAGTACAACGTGGAATAATGTAATTTTCAATGTGATGTAGTTACATATTTTTACCACGAGGTGGTAATAAAGctccttttaaattaattttgagtAATTACATTGTAATAAACGTTTAAGTTTCCTCTCTCGCTTTGCTTTCCAAAATATCTACCACTGAACTTAAAAGAAAATGACCAATACCAGCAAAGACAAATAGCTTTGATGTCTTTGATATcccttttattttctttcaagTAGGTAGAGTTAGAAACACCGTTCGTTTTAAGAACCTTTGAGTGTTTTCTTTGATGAAATTTTTCTTTCATTACTTTTAAGTGCAAAAGTCATATATTGGAGAAGCCCTACTATCTTTAGTATTATTCTTTTGTCGTTGTTGAGGCTCCGACAGTCAGCTTATTTTGAGTGTTACGCGAGTGAGTGAAGTGGACGGCAGGAAGTGGCAACGAAGGGAGTTCCACACCTTTCCGGTGTATCAGCGCCGCGACCAGTTCGGCTTAAAGGAGAAAGGCCACTACCGGGACACTTGATCTAAAGTATCGGCgagaaaaaaggtaaaaaaaattcattgcaGTTTATAGTACAACAGAAATGCTCGCAGTGTTGTATTACGGCGCTTATTTTGGAACAGGATACGCCTGGTTTGTTGCCGCTAACCGTTAGCTTACTCCTCGGCTAGGCTAGTTAGCTTTCTAGCCGTCATTAGCGGACATGGGCTAATTTGGGATGCCTGCCTGACACTCCTCTTTAATCTCTTTCCAGGGGGTGAGACGTGGAGTTTTCCCGGTCGAGCGCTCGTGTTTGCCGAGTCACTTAGGACGTGTATGTCGATGACCTCCGTAAGCGGGAAGGTGAAGTTTACTGGCGCAAAGCTTTGGTTGGAATAGCCTAGGTTAGCCGCCGAAAGCTGCTTTTCTTACCCGGTAGTGCTGACAAGAGAGCCGGGTCGCCGCCGGACAGGAGGAGCGGCGCAGCACGTTGCCTGAAGGACTTGATCGCAGCTTCGGTGATACCATCTCCCATTTTTGTCCGTCCCTGCCCGTTGTGGAAGTATTTCCTTTGACTGATCCACGCTTAGGAGTGTCCATCGCGCAACAGCTGCTGTCAAGTTTGTAGAGGAACGAGGCATGGTGTGAACAGGCCCCGGTCACCCACAGCGCTACTCTGATTGTACATGTCCATGCACCTTACAGCATCAAAAGTTCCTGCAGTACGACTCATCATGAGAGTTTGTTTCTACCATCGTCAGGAGACATGCTTGCACCAATAGACCTGTAATTAAACCCAAGCTCCTATTCGAATAAGCAGAGTGCTGCTGTCAGATTTTCTCTTTACCACCGAGGTATTTATGCAAAAGAGTTGAAAATGGGGAAGATGCTTTCCAAGATATTTGGGAACAAGGAGATGAGAATATTAATGCTTGGACTCGATGCCGCCGGAAAGACAACAATCCTCTACAAACTGAAACTGGGACAGTCGGTCACCACCATCCCCACGGTGGGCTTTAATGTGGAAACTGTCACCTACAAAAATGTCAAGTTCAACGTGTGGGATGTCGGCGGCCAGGATAAGATTCGCCCCCTGTGGCGACACTACTACACAGGCACCCAGGGGCTCATTTTCGTGGTGG from Stigmatopora argus isolate UIUO_Sarg chromosome 15, RoL_Sarg_1.0, whole genome shotgun sequence carries:
- the arf6b gene encoding ADP-ribosylation factor 6b translates to MGKMLSKIFGNKEMRILMLGLDAAGKTTILYKLKLGQSVTTIPTVGFNVETVTYKNVKFNVWDVGGQDKIRPLWRHYYTGTQGLIFVVDCADRDRIDEARQELHRIINDREMRDAIILIFANKQDLPDAMKPHEIQEKLGLTRIRDRNWYVQPSCATTGDGLYEGLTWLTSNYKS